The genomic stretch AACATCCTCAAAACAGGTGTGTCTAATACTATCCTACCGTAGCGTCTAAGGAAATATTAATTTTCATAGCTACAGTATACACAAGCAAAGAAACATTTCTgctgttattaaatatttacattttacattgtgtgATAATGAAAAGAAGCCAACTGCAGTATAAGAAGTTTATAGATTTAAGAAAATACAAGAATATCCTTGTTCTATCGATTAGATTTTAATCTTTTGAGATGTGCTTTTTATAATTTAGGCACATTTATTTTAGAGAGAGCATGCATCTACAGGAGCCCAGCATTTTGCAGACTGAGCACAGGATAGCTGGGAGTTGCAATGACCAGATACTGATCAGGTGGTGTAAATTTgggtacttttgttttttaatcagccACCATTTCCTCACTTTAGGATCTGTAGTCCTTCTTGTTGTATGGTTTGTTCCCCAATATATGGTCAATATCTCCTACAATGTGAGAGGTCATCTTTGGAAGTACCTGAAAAATGTCCAAAGCAACAGATGAGTCTTACAGGGGTAAATAAAAACATTCGTATTGTGCTGGGAAAAGGGATAAGCCAAATCGTTTTTGTTAAGGGTAACTGAAAAAATAAGGAAGTTAGTATTTCAGGGAATAGCTGTCTACACACAATTACGTTTGTGTGAAATGGGATGGGGGCACTAGCTAATGATGCTCACATGTGGCTTCAGGAGCTATTTAGCCTGTCAGATTCCTAAATTACCAATATTTGACACTTGTAAGGTAGAGGTTGAATCTGCAGTCTTAAATCCCTCATCTGCAGTCTGCCTCGCCATATGGAATGCACTGTTgtagttcattttaaaattccCAAACTTTGGAAACATTTCAGGACATGCCACTTGCCTGTATAGCCCCAAGGTTTTCTGTAAGCTGTTCTGGATTGGATGTTCCCAGAAGGACAGAGCTTACACCCTCATTACGTAGACACCAGGCTGAGGAAATCAGAACAGCTGATGATAAACAAAGCACTTGGAATGACACCAGGCCCTAACACCCCCTGGAGACAGCTCTTTGAACTTTATTACAAGCAGTTGAATGGCCTGCTACTAAAAAATTGTTCAATGTTCTCCATCCTTATACCTGCATGGAGGGTCCCCCCCCATTAGTAACAACAGGATTATGTTTAAATAATGGGAATCCTTGATAATGGATAGGTCTCGACTGTAAATATTGTCTTACCTACTGCCAACTGGGGTAATGTGCATCCAAGTCGTTCTGCTATCAGCGAAAGATCCTTCAGTTTAGCTTGCTGTTTCCTCCCATCATCACACACAATTTTATCTTTCAACCACTGGTAGGACTATGGATATACAACATTACAGAAATTCAGTATTAgaatgtgtttatatgtgttcAAACATAGCTACGCTGATATTAGGTTATTTTTTAAGggtttgatttaaaaagaatGCAAATCGCTCTGTATAAAACAATGTTATCTGATCAAATGCAGCACCATTTAAACTTGGGGGACATGCATGCTCAGTCAAGTCTACGTCAGTAATTTGAGCTTTGCAGACAATACATTTCCTCCCTGAATCACTCCTTATTTTCATCAGGAATTCCTGATTAGTTTTGAGTCATTTATTGACACAAGAGAACTCGATCTTTTCAACAAGCCAATGACAACGAGTGGTACCTTAATAGAAGCCCTCGAAGTCTCTGGAACTCCATTCTCATACTTGCCAGTGATGATTCCACAGGCTAGAGGAGACCAGGTCATTGCGCCAACACCTGCAAAAATGTTCAGAATATCACCATTCATTTTCACATTAGAAAAACAGATTCAGTACTGCTTACCTGAATACTTGAAGCTGACCTACGCATTTGGTGAGGGCTTACCTGGCTCTGGGTTTGAATCTGGCTCATGTCAcaagtgacattttattttacacagtttaaACTCAGCACATATCACTACTAGGTGGGGCCAAATAGCATACTGTAAAACCAtgaatatttggcgaatcacacccataaaatgtaattttggtccataattataattttttttttaataagtgaaaaaacacataaaaggcTCACAAACATTTATGGCCTTACAGTATTCAGCATACATTACAGAGCACCTTTGTAAGGCTACACTCGGTATTATACAAAAGATTTGTAAAAATCCAGTGACCTGATTGGTTAACAACCCTTCCAAGCTTGTCCTGGCATCTCGGCCTATgcccaatcatttttttttgtaaatgtttcaaattcattttattttaacaaactggTTATTCTGGATGAAAGTATCAGAAACATTCAAAATTCAGCTGCAAAAGGATAATGACAACAGGTGGCACTGTATTTCACAGAAGATATGACACTGTATTTTGACACATGCTAGGTGAGACTCAGACTTGCCTATTTTGTGGTAGAGCTCTGGAAGCTGTACCTCAACCTTCTCTCTTTGGAAAAGGTGATACTCAGCCTGTTCACACACTGGTGGGATCATATTGAACTGCCTTGCTACTGAGTAGGCCTCCTGTAACAAAAGGCAATGAATTCAGTGTTACAAATATCAACACTTTATTATGCATCTCTCTTCACATTGGCACACTGTTTATTACAATGAATTATTGATGCCCCAGGAATTGCTCTCGCTTTGTTAAATCCAACTGAGCTTCCCTTTAACGTCGATTCAATCGCACATTAGCATGGATTTAAACAAATATCAGCCGCCTGGAACAACAGGAAACCATAGATGTCACCTGAGATAATATTATTTATCGCCTTAATAACTCAAGCTTGTAAAACGGATTAAAGTGTAGATTTTTTcttctgcaatttaaaaaaaaaaaaaaacaagtctctCATAGTCATGGAGTTGGCTGGTAGATTTGTTTCCTAGTCTATTCAAGATGTTTTATctagtttaaaattaaaactctGATACTACAGTCAATCAGCAATAACTGGATCACCAGCGAGAGAAAGAACAAAAAGCAGGTTTACAAGCATGTGAATATTATGTTAAAGTAAATGGTCTGCTCCATGACCACCAAAAGAGACTGAATGAAATGGATTAAATACAGGGCTGGTCCTGATAAAGGGGGACCTTCGGGGGATCATGGACTGAGGGCTCTTAATACTGCGCTGTACCAGAAGTGCACTGACCACACATGTGCCAGGCTTAGCATCCTACCATGATCTCCATTGCAGTCCATCGGGATGTTCCCCAATACATGGCCATTCCCTGGTTAATCACGTATGTCATTGCCCTAACGATCtctaaataaaaagataaaaattaaacaaacagtgtaaaacaatatttaaatctgagctaatatatatatatatatatatatatatatatatatatatatatatatatatatatatatatatatacacacacacacacacacacacacacacatgcatacatacatacataccaatGAAAGCAGAATGCATACATTTTGAACTATTTTTCAATCAGTACATAATGTCCTAAGCCTGATGAAAGCATGCTGGTTCCAGAAATTGCTATTCAAACGTGATGGCTTCAATTCCCCATTAAACAAGATAGACCAGCAATTCTCAGCATAAACACAAGGGGGAGCTTTCACCTTTTTTGTGCTGCAGTAATGCTGAACAAAGATCAGTCACTAACGTTGCTCAGCAGAGCACACAGCAGCTGTCAACTTATTGAATATGGAGATACATTCATTATGATGATCAACACATTCTAAGATAAACAGAGGtcttaaattaacttttttttttttttttttttttttttttttttaacaggcagTTTCTTAGTAGTTTGCAACTTTACAGTGTTTTTGCGGCTGGTTGCACAAACCATgactagcactaatcttggactaactaaCATTACCTTGATTAGTGCTGAAACCAGATTGTTTCTTATTGTTGATCATGCCAACTGACTGCTTTTCTATcgattattttatattaaatatacagtatgttttaattGCCAAGGGAACCTTAATTCCCAAACATTACCACAAGCGGTGCCTTCAAAAATAAgtcataataaaagtaaaaacatgtattgcCCCACCCCCTTTCCAACAAAGACCTTCCGACTCTAAACTATTCAAATTAAAACCATTGCTGCAATGCTATTTACAAACCTGTCTTAGATACAGGTTGGTTATACACCTGCTTTGCTGCCAATGTATCTGTGTGATATACTGACCTTCAAGCTCCTGGCTGTTATCTTTAGTCTTTCTATTACATTGAAAGGATTTAGAATGCCTTGccacaaacaataacattttttactTCTTTTAAAATCTGGTtggtgaacagttttttttttttttttttaacactacacTTTCCTTCATTAGTCTAATTTAAATCATAAAGAGATTATACTATGTTTAACCAAGTATTATTCTATTGGGTTTAAATATGCACTGGCTTAAAAATACTTATATCTGTGGGTAAAAgagcccccccacacacacacacacactccccactccccactcagCTTGGTCCAGGTCAAGTCGTGATCcaacagggagagagagagaaagagtgacaGGTGGACATGGAGACAGATATTGAATGGTCAGGGAGTTTCAGAGTACCTCATGGAGCGCCATGcggtgaggggggggggaggggtggggtgaGACCCCACCCCCTCATTTCAAGCACTGTTTTTTTgtacaaggaaaaacaaacagatactTTTACAAAGTAAGACTGAAACAAGATGTGTCTTTAGTTCAAATACTTGGTTTTGTATCTTTGACATTTTGGGAGACGAAAACTGGTCCACATTTAGACTATGTAAGTATGTATAACAGTTCTGTTATGCTAGCTTGCATCCTGTTGCCTGATATTTAAGGTATTTGGTGCTAAATCTATTAGTAAAACAAATTactttgaaaaacacaaacaccaagaAAAAAACCCAGAATGTCTGAACCACTCTATCCTCCCACTCATGCTCTAAATATAAAATACTTGGGAGATTATGAAACGCAGAAATATTATAACACATATTTGCCCCCTGTTCCCCGAGCATCGGCTGCTCTGGAATATGAAGCCCAGTAGGACTAATTCATTATATGGACAAGTGGATGTACGTGAAatgattataaaaagaaaaaaggaatcaCCTTTCTCTAGTACCATAGTAAATCAATTGAGATTCTGAATGCACACCCACTGGAACATTTTGAGTAGGAAAGTAGGTGCAGGTGTACATTTTCATGTTGTGTGTAACTATCAGAAGGACATCACGAGCTTGGGGAACATTGCTTAGCTGGGAAAGAACGTCAAGGAACTCGCAGTGCGAACTCACAAAAGCCATCATCCAAGCACAGAGCAGGGTATGGTTTTCATCTGgttctgtttcattttaattcaCACACCAACCGCACGGCTTTTCAAAAGTTATGGTCAATAAACATGGACAGTCCGTTTATATCAAAGTGTGTGCTACAAATGCATCCTATTTACCTTCTTTATCTATTTTGTCCAGCACCCTGCAGATAAACACTCTGCATAGCAATTTTTTAAACTGACATTAATTATGTTTCACTTCATTTTCAAAACCAACCATTCGGATCTGAAACATTTCCTTCTAGCCAGGCAGAATGCTGCAATATTATGGCCAGTAAGTAGCCAGTGCAGATACTGAGAACAGAGTGCTTGGGTCTTGGATGGGTCCCAGCGTCAAAGTTTGTAGCTGATCCTGGCTGCACCAAAGTGAAGAAGTAAATTCAATGAGAAAATAACAAATCTCTCTGAAGTACTGTAAATGCCTGAGAACTGCTAGACATCATCCACACATGATAAACAGACAACTAGCAGTAATGGAACTCTTATAAAAAGGCATACTGAAGGAAGACACTGTTGTTGACAACAGGAAGGGAGCAAATACTTCAACTTTGCTGTGATCAAAACCATTCTCAAAACACAATTCTCATTCTCTGTTTTCAGTGATTCCTTGGTGAGAGTAACAAAGACACAGATGCAATCTGAATCCTGTGGTACAGCTTGAGGAAGCCTCAGGGTCACTGTGTGAAGACACATTTAAATCAATAGCAGTAACATTTACGCTCAGGTCTTGCAATTCCTGCATGTGTACAATGAGCAAGCAGTAGAAGGTAGAGATGTGTACTAATCTGTGTCTAATCGTGCTGCTGAAAGATGATCCACATAAGGCATCCAGAGCTGTCTGCGGGGGAGGTTTGGATAAGTGAATTAATAGAGATTGAAATGTGTTCCAATGCATCACATTCTACACCCCCACCAAAAGGGCAAGATGGTATGTTGCAATAGAACAAGTGACCTGCATGATGCACGTAGCAAAGCCAAAAGGAAGAATTATTTCCATGATTTCATTTCTCTTTAGAATTTGACTGGTTTGCATCATCTGTCTATTCTAtgctttgttttcaaatacatttgcCTCCTGCCTTTGGGTAACCTCTTAAGAAACAAGATAGCTTTTTCTCACATACATATCTCGAAGAAAGAAATGATAAGAAAACTGCATAACAAATATAGACTTTGCTTTCTCCAACCCTTATTTATAATAAGTGCCTCCTTTTCTGAACCAGAGGAGTTctatggggggaggggggggtggggaagTGAGGGGTGCCCCATACCTTCTCCCCCCCTCACCATCCCTCCCCCCCCTCCGCCTCTCCTCCACCcggccccccaccccccacccaccccctctCCCCACCACTCGCACAGCACACCCCCACCGCTCCCGCCCCTCCTCtcccgcacccccccccccattctccCCACCCACACCCCCCGTCCTCCCCCCTGCTATCGCCGCCACTCCCCGCCCatacctcccccccacccccagcagtTTCCACCAGTATTATATCTGATTGATGGTAACTCCCTTTATCCTGATGTTTATATGAATCTGGATACAAGGTGTCCTCTGTACAGGTATACATGATCTCTGATTCTAAATATCAGCTGCTGTCCACTATGAATTTAGATGTTGACAGCCTTTGCTTAAATCCCAATCGAATTGGAATTACTTTATATTGCATTTGCTGCTGTGTGTAAAGGCAACGCCTAGCTTAGACAAAAAGTTTGTTAAGCCCATTATTGTAAGGAACAGGCCTCAACAACAGCACTTTGATTTCCTTTGGCTGGGCAACTTAAGCCCTTCACAGTATTTATCACAGTTTATTCATATGCAGAAATGAATGTAAAACGCTGAAGGGATCCTATGGAATCTGTTCCCGTGAGTCAAGCAGTGGAAGACCGTAAGTGGGATACTCTGCTTGGTCTCATTATGATTTCTTAGCATAGCCACTGTGACACTAAACATCTCTCTACATTATATAGGGAACATCATTAAATGACTAGACAGGTTTTACAAGACAACACAAtttcctaacccccccccccccccccaaaaaaaaaagcagtcattGACGAGTCTATTCTTGTAGAGAAAGCAATCCTATTGGCTTACAATGGTTTGGAGGGGTAAGCAGTAAGTAAATTAACCCCTTAAAGTACAAAAGGAGTTGAGCGGTTTTTCAAactttagatcttttatttaacataatgtaaatcaaagaaactatacaaaattttattgcaaaagtctatcggtagccataatagtagtacaatatttcaagttagatttggaaatgtcacattttaaattgtcagtttttcagtcAGTatattggaaaactacaaagtggtatgcaattcaatatgttagcgaaACATTATTTCAGCCGGTTGCATTCGAGTTTattaagcaaaatgagttaattctatagggtgatgtaaaacttttgtcCCACTCACCTTCCATTGGGGTATTACTGTCCGGTCGATTTGCAAAGACAACATCTACATACTCGAGCTGCAGTCTCTGTAGAGAGCCTTTTAACCCTGCAATAAAGACATAAACAGTAAAACTGCCAGtaaagtacataagaacataagaaagtttacaaacgagagtaggccattcggcccatcttgctcttttggttgttagtagcttattgatcccaaaatctcatcaagcagcttcttgaaggatcccagggtgtcagcttcaacaacattactggggagttgattccagaccctcacaattctctgtgtaaaaaagtgcctcctattttctgttctgaatgcccctttgtctaaactccatttgtgacccctggtccttgtttgttttttcaggctgaaaaagtcccttgggtcgacactgtcaataccttttagaattttgaatgcttgaattaggtcgccacgtagtcttctttgttcaagactgaacagattcaattcttttagcctgtctgcatatgacatgccttttaagcctggaataattctggtcgctcttctttgcactctttctagagcagcaatatcttttttatagcgagatgaccagaactgcacacaatattcaagatgaggtcttactagtgcattgtacagttttaacattacttcctttgatttaaattcaacacttttcacaatgtatccgggcatcttgttagccttttttatagcttccccacattgtctagatgaagacatttctgagtcaacaaaaactcctaggtctttttcatagattccttctccaatttcagtatctcccatatgatatttataatgtacatttttatttcctgcgtgcagtaccttacacttttctctattaaatgtgtctgcccagttctgaatcttgtctagatcattttgaatgacctttgctgctgcaacagtgattgccactcctcctacttttgtgtcatctgcaaatttaacaagtttgcttactataccagaatctaaatcattaatgtagattaggaatagcagaggacctaatactgatccttgtggtacaccgctggttaccacactccattctgaggtttttcctctaatcagtactttctgttttctacatgttaaccactccctaatccatgtacatgcgtttccttgaatcccaactgcgttcagtttgagaattaatcttttgtgcgggactttgtcaaaagctttctggaaatctaaataaaccatgtcatatgctttgcaattatccattatcgatgttgcatcctcaaaaaaatcaagcaagttggttagacacgatctccctttcctaaaaccatgttgactgtctcccagaaccctgttaccatataggtaattttccattttggatcttattatagtttccataagtttgcataacatagaagtcaggcttactggtctgtagttacctggttagttacctggttcagttttgtttcagttttgtaaagacTATGGGCTGATCAAAAAGAGCACTGATTGAGCTCAATGAGGGTACCATAGCTTGTGAATAACACAGCTCAAGTTGTGCATTGCTAGGTTGTGGTATGCATTTGATTAGATTCTTACTCTCCCTGACTCACAGTCTACAACATGGTCATTGCATTAGTTGATTTTTAGATCTGTAATAGTATAAATGATGGAGCGATTTCTTTGAAATTACTGAAGCACAAACCCCCCCTGCCTGCTCCCATCCTCCAGTCTCACTAAGCTGTAAGCGTCTACACACTGTGGATGAGTTAAACCCTTAATAAATACTGCATGACGGAAAGATTAGCCATTTTCTTTGTCAGATAAACACATGCTTAATCACCTTCAAACTTGAATAAGAAATTATGGAATGCACTGTAGGCTTTGCAACTAATATTCAaggttttttatttgtgtttcttggTATGGTTTTAGTCTTGTTTTCCAACTGGAGTATGGGgatcacaaaaacaaactgtcctAAGCATTACTGCACATAATTTTTAATACACTTTCATGGGGATATTGGATTTTTTTCTGTTCCCTAGTCCATTTCTTGACTTGATTCAAGTAATGTTTTGATCATTTCCCACATTTTCAATTAAAGATTACTAAGGTATCTGTTGCATTACTTAAATCCTTTCTATCAGATCTAGGCCAGTTGTAAATAATAACTGGCAGTTGCCTATTACTTTGTGAGATTATTTAAAGGATTACAATAACAATGTCTCATATTATAATATTAGCACTGCAGTGTTGTCAATCACAGCAATAGATTAGCACCACtaaggagactgtgtggtccagtggttaaagaaacaggcttataaccaggaggtccctggttcaagctccagctcagccactgactcattgtatgaccctgagcaagtcacttaatctccttgtacGCCATCTTTTAGGtgagatgattattattattataaatgttacaGCATTTTTCAGCAACACCTGACTGAATTTTATACAGTGTGTCTGTCAAATATTTACTCACAATCAAGCAACCCCAATAATGGCAGCTGAGGGGCAGCCTGTTTGGAAAGCCTGCCAAAGGAGATGATATAATAATGGGCAGAAGGTTCAGGCCCCTACATTCATAAAATGGAAATCAAATTTTACCAGGTAAACTGTAACATTCATTTAAACTCTTTAACCTTAAATACTACTgtagcaattttttattttttttcctttggaagGGGAAGGGAACTTTATAAAAAGGTTAGTATCATCTCACTATAGCTGAAATCAACCAGGCCGTTGGTTGTTATGAATTAATTGCATGAAGGTGTAAAAACACAAGGGGTATATTGGGGCCCATTCTGTGTATTTCTAGTTAAAGGTGTTTTCCTTAACTTTGATATTAATTGACTTTAATTTGGCACAGATTCAGTctggtgttttaaataataataataataataataataataataataataataatcttacaagctttttattgggggggggggggggggggggggacaaccttgaaacttcatgtttacaaattgGTACCATTATGATTTTACGTTGTATGGTACCACTATCGACCTCATGCGTAATATGTGCTGGTTCTATCCGCATTATATCTTATCCCCCCACATACGaatattactaataatactaaCCAACTACCAATACTAATGCATATAAATTTAAATACGAATGATTATCTAATAGATTTTCATTTTTGGTTGATGGTTAGTTATTGTATAGTAACTCTAGTCTATTTATGCCCCCTCCTAtttacctattaaaaaaaattaatataatttataaatgttatttgtattattagtttTTGTTCCAATGAATGGAAATAAGAACTAATTTAATAACCTTAAACCCTTCTTTGTTACAACCAAAATAATTTCAGAAAACTTTGAGGTAATGAATTTAcctccatattatatatatacatacaagaCACTGTGAAAATAGGGCTGCAGATTGCCATGTTTCAAGGTGGTAGCAGAGATGCCAAGGCCAGATTATCCAAACGAATGAGATTAAACAATAGGAGAGAGATTTATAATATTCTAGTAAAATGCATTGGCATTTCCTTTCTTTTAGGACTGATAACTCCAAACAAGTAAGATTTAGCATGTCTGGTCtggcagtattaagatctgctTCTGCTTCATTGAAATGGTTTATATAGGCACAGGTTAAAAAGGAACAAACTtaatagagtttaaaaaaaaaaaaaaaaaaaaacaatattaaaaaaatgtctgcTACAGTACCTTCAATAATGTGTTTCCTGGAaagacctctctctgtttctgctctggagaaaaacaaacaaaaaaacaaaaacaaaaaaaaaaatcaaaaacaaaaaggaatttgaataaaacattgcCTACACGAGATTAACATTTGgggaaacagacaaaaaaaaatgtagtttgaagAGAGCGCAAAGGCAAATAACTATAAATAACCTGTGTAGACTGTGAAACAACTTACACATCATCTGTGCTGCTGCAGTCTCATACCTGTGAAACATAAATCTCTGCTCCTTCAAGGCAAAGAACTACAGATTTCACTGACTGGAAAAACAACtgctcttaaaaacaaaacaaaaaagaaaaagaaaaacagaaaccaaTTGTGATTGGTTATTCCAACAGCACAGCTTTTTAATACTAGAAGAACAGACATATGGGTCAGATTTATCTTTTTTCAAAGCacaagcaatgtgtgtgtgtgtgtgtgtgtgtggtcatatGGGTCATACTGTGGATTCAAGGCATCCCCACAGATATGCATCAATCTCATACAACATGGGCCAGCCCCTCCTGCACATTACTGGGACACCCCTAAGCTCCCTTCTCCCTTCTGCTTGTCCTGTTGGACATACCCCTCTTCACTTTCTGGTTCTTGTATGTGTGGGCTGCATTTTATTATAACTTTGTTGAGTAATTTATagggactaaaaaaaaaaaaacacaaacacagtcataCTGTATACAGGGCACAACTGTTGTAATGAAAAAAGTGCTCACTTTCCTCCCCAGTACAGCTTGGTGGTTATCACAAGACTTGACCTCCTGCACAGAGAAAACAACACAATTATCACATTAATATTGGAACCTAGGTTTCCAGCTGGATTCACAGCATGATTGACATGTTCAAAGGAATTCTCAAACCCCAGAATGTCGCATTCTCAAACCCCAGAATGCAACCAAATTACAGAAGAAATAACTAGAAGCCCATTTgcaaacaaaagtaaacatagTATAGTGATAGTAAGAAGGTGGTAGTTGGATATGTACTTCTCTTCActtatcagtatatatatataaaatatatatatatatatatatatatatatatatatatatatatatacacacacacacacacacacacacacacacacacacacacacacacacaaaatatttgtcacatattacaaaacattaggaacacctgctctttccatgaaatagactgacgaggtgaatccaggtgaaagctatgatcccttattgctgtaacctgttaaatccacttcaatcagtgtagatgaaaggGAGACAGgataaagaaggatttttaagccttgacacaacagAGACATGGACTGTGTGTgtatgccattcagagggtaaatgggcaagacaaagatttaagtgtctttgaacggggtatggtagtcgccggtttgagtgtgtcaagaactgcaacgctgctgggtttttcacgctcaacagtttcccgtgcgtatcaaggatggtccaccacccaaaggacatccagccaacggcaggccagtggtcgaaaacggctcattgatgaaagaggccaaaggaggctgacacgaattgtgcagagcaacagacaggctacagttactcaactgacagtccagtacaacatttgtgccgaaagacccataaaagaatgcacaactcgtcgtaccttgacacgaatcggatatggcagccgacgacctaacagagttccacttctttcagcaaaacataagaaactacggttgcagtgggctaaggaacaaaaaaaactggaggattggaaaaacgttacctggtctgatgaatcctggttcctactgtttcacgctgatgggaggactagggtatggagaaaaccacatgagtacatgcatctatcatgctgcgtgtcaacattgcaggctggtggtggtggtgtgatggagtgggatgtgttttcatggcacacattgggccccttgataaaagt from Polyodon spathula isolate WHYD16114869_AA chromosome 11, ASM1765450v1, whole genome shotgun sequence encodes the following:
- the LOC121322965 gene encoding voltage-gated potassium channel subunit beta-1 isoform X2 codes for the protein MQVSIACTDHNLKGRNGDDRYSKQNATSPNVVNAARAKFRTVAIIARSFGTFTPRNHISLKESTAKLTGMKYRNLGKSGLRVSCLGLGTWVTFGGQISDEVAEQLMTIAYENGVNLFDTAEVYAAGKAEVILGNIIKKKGWRRSSLVITTKLYWGGKAETERGLSRKHIIEGLKGSLQRLQLEYVDVVFANRPDSNTPMEEIVRAMTYVINQGMAMYWGTSRWTAMEIMEAYSVARQFNMIPPVCEQAEYHLFQREKVEVQLPELYHKIGVGAMTWSPLACGIITGKYENGVPETSRASIKSYQWLKDKIVCDDGRKQQAKLKDLSLIAERLGCTLPQLAVAWCLRNEGVSSVLLGTSNPEQLTENLGAIQVLPKMTSHIVGDIDHILGNKPYNKKDYRS
- the LOC121322965 gene encoding voltage-gated potassium channel subunit beta-1 isoform X1, producing MHLVKVPCSESSNPKQRGVQKQDKIPSKFQRPSTGQKVYPSGMCWSLRSNEAVELKHFKQFLIVHTQSLQETVKAETGMLYRNLGKSGLRVSCLGLGTWVTFGGQISDEVAEQLMTIAYENGVNLFDTAEVYAAGKAEVILGNIIKKKGWRRSSLVITTKLYWGGKAETERGLSRKHIIEGLKGSLQRLQLEYVDVVFANRPDSNTPMEEIVRAMTYVINQGMAMYWGTSRWTAMEIMEAYSVARQFNMIPPVCEQAEYHLFQREKVEVQLPELYHKIGVGAMTWSPLACGIITGKYENGVPETSRASIKSYQWLKDKIVCDDGRKQQAKLKDLSLIAERLGCTLPQLAVAWCLRNEGVSSVLLGTSNPEQLTENLGAIQVLPKMTSHIVGDIDHILGNKPYNKKDYRS